The proteins below are encoded in one region of Ricinus communis isolate WT05 ecotype wild-type chromosome 6, ASM1957865v1, whole genome shotgun sequence:
- the LOC8285423 gene encoding beta-glucosidase BoGH3B isoform X2, translating to MSRVLAMGILWLWVWIAMVEAEYVKYKDPKQPVGARVKDLMKRMTLEEKIAQMVQIDRLIASPDILKTYSIGSVLSGGGSAPLHEASAEDWVNMINGFQNGSLSSRLGIPMIYGIDAVHGHNNVYNATIFPHNIGLGATRDPNLVKRIGSATALEVRATGIPYVFAPCIAVCRDPRWGRCYESYSEDHNVVEEMTEIVLGLQGDIPAKSRKGVPYVGGKKKVAACAKHFVGDGGTTKGINENNTVIDMHGLLSMHMPAYSDSIIKGVSTIMVSYSSWNGEKMHGNRELITGFLKDTLKFKGFVISDWQGIDRITSPPHANYSYSVQAAIQAGIDMVMVPFNYTEFSDDLIYLVKNKVIPMDRIDDAVGRILLVKFSMGLFENPLADLSLVNELGSQEHRDLAREAVRKSLVLLKNGKNGTDPLLPLPKKASKVLVAGTHADNLGYQCGGWTIEWQGFNGNNYTRGTTILAAIKSAIDPDTEVVFQENPDSSFVKSNKFDYAIVVVGEPPYAETAGDSLDLTMMDPGPTVISNVCETVKCVVIIVSGRPLVIEPYVFSMDALVAAWLPGTEGQGVTDVLFGDYGFTGKLPRTWFKNVEQLPMNIGDSHYDPLFPFDFGIRTKSAPGVVARSTSTGVIERPHMLSVVVFVIFSLYFTGIFLN from the exons ATGTCTAGGGTTTTAGCAATGGGCATTTTGTGGTTATGGGTGTGGATAGCAATGGTAGAAGCAGAGTATGTTAAATACAAAGACCCGAAACAGCCAGTGGGTGCTCGAGTTAAAGACTTGATGAAAAGAATGactttagaagaaaaaattgcTCAAATGGTACAAATTGACAGATTGATTGCTAGTCCTGACATTTTGAAGACCTACTCCATCG GTAGTGTACTGAGTGGCGGTGGGAGTGCGCCACTTCATGAGGCTAGTGCTGAGGATTGGGTTAATATGATAAATGGGTTTCAAAATGGATCTTTGTCTAGTCGTCTGGGGATTCCAATGATTTATGGCATTGATGCTGTTCATGGACATAACAATGTCTATAATGCTACAATATTTCCTCACAATATTGGGCTTGGAGCTACTAG GGATCCTAACCTGGTGAAGAGGATTGGCAGTGCAACTGCTCTTGAAGTTAGAGCTACAGGGATTCCTTATGTCTTTGCTCCATGCATAGCG GTTTGTCGAGATCCAAGGTGGGGTCGCTGTTATGAAAGCTATAGTGAGGATCACAATGTTGTGGAAGAGATGACCGAGATTGTACTGGGTTTACAAGGGGATATTCCTGCTAAATCTCGAAAAGGAGTTCCATATGTTGGGGGAAA GAAAAAGGTTGCAGCTTGTGCAAAGCATTTTGTAGGTGATGGTGGCACAACCAAGGGtatcaatgaaaacaacacaGTGATTGACATGCATGGATTGTTGAGCATGCACATGCCTGCCTATTCTGATTCAATTATCAAGGGTGTCTCAACAATCATGGTTTCCTACTCCAGTTGGAATGGAGAAAAGATGCATGGAAACCGTGAGCTAATTACTGGATTCCTCAAGGATACCCTCAAGTTCAAG GGATTTGTTATCTCAGATTGGCAGGGAATTGACAGGATTACCTCGCCTCCACATGCAAACTACTCATATTCTGTCCAAGCTGCAATTCAAGCTGGCATTGACATG gtcATGGTCCCTTTCAACTATACTGAGTTCAGTGATGATCTTATTTACCTGGTCAAGAACAAAGTCATCCCTATGGATCGCATCGATGATGCTGTGGGAAGAATTTTGCTTGTCAAGTTCAGCATGGGCCTCTTTGAGAACCCATTGGCTGATCTCAGCCTTGTCAATGAACTTGGAAGCCAG GAACATAGAGACTTGGCAAGGGAAGCTGTTAGGAAATCACTTGTGCTGCTAAAGAATGGGAAGAATGGAACTGATCCTTTACTACCTCTCCCTAAGAAAGCTTCAAAGGTTCTAGTTGCGGGCACTCATGCTGATAATCTGGGCTACCAATGTGGTGGATGGACAATTGAATGGCAAGGATTTAATGGCAACAACTATACAAGGG GAACCACTATCCTTGCTGCCATAAAATCTGCAATTGATCCAGATACAGAAGTTGTCTTCCAAGAGAATCCTGATAGCAGCTTTGTCAAGTCCAATAAGTTTGATTATGCCATTGTTGTTGTTGGTGAGCCCCCTTATGCTGAGACGGCCGGAGACAGCTTGGACCTCACAATGATGGATCCTGGTCCCACTGTCATCAGCAATGTCTGTGAGACTGTCAAGTGTGTGGTTATCATTGTCTCAGGCAGGCCTCTTGTGATTGAACCATATGTTTTTTCAATGGATGCCTTAGTGGCAGCATGGTTACCTGGCACTGAAGGCCAAGGTGTGACCGATGTCCTCTTTGGAGATTATGGATTTACTGGAAAACTACCACGAACTTGGTTTAAAAATGTAGAACAACTACCAATGAACATTGGGGATTCACACTATGATCCGCTCTTCCCGTTTGATTTTGGAATTAGGACCAAGTCAGCTCCGGGTGTTGTGGCCAG GTCAACATCAACTGGCGTTATTGAGAGGCCACATATGCTTTCTGTAGTGGTTTTTGTAATTTTCAGTTTGTATTTCACAGGTATATTTTTGAACTGA
- the LOC8285423 gene encoding beta-glucosidase BoGH3B isoform X1, with amino-acid sequence MSRVLAMGILWLWVWIAMVEAEYVKYKDPKQPVGARVKDLMKRMTLEEKIAQMVQIDRLIASPDILKTYSIGSVLSGGGSAPLHEASAEDWVNMINGFQNGSLSSRLGIPMIYGIDAVHGHNNVYNATIFPHNIGLGATRDPNLVKRIGSATALEVRATGIPYVFAPCIAVCRDPRWGRCYESYSEDHNVVEEMTEIVLGLQGDIPAKSRKGVPYVGGKKKVAACAKHFVGDGGTTKGINENNTVIDMHGLLSMHMPAYSDSIIKGVSTIMVSYSSWNGEKMHGNRELITGFLKDTLKFKELQGFVISDWQGIDRITSPPHANYSYSVQAAIQAGIDMVMVPFNYTEFSDDLIYLVKNKVIPMDRIDDAVGRILLVKFSMGLFENPLADLSLVNELGSQEHRDLAREAVRKSLVLLKNGKNGTDPLLPLPKKASKVLVAGTHADNLGYQCGGWTIEWQGFNGNNYTRGTTILAAIKSAIDPDTEVVFQENPDSSFVKSNKFDYAIVVVGEPPYAETAGDSLDLTMMDPGPTVISNVCETVKCVVIIVSGRPLVIEPYVFSMDALVAAWLPGTEGQGVTDVLFGDYGFTGKLPRTWFKNVEQLPMNIGDSHYDPLFPFDFGIRTKSAPGVVARSTSTGVIERPHMLSVVVFVIFSLYFTGIFLN; translated from the exons ATGTCTAGGGTTTTAGCAATGGGCATTTTGTGGTTATGGGTGTGGATAGCAATGGTAGAAGCAGAGTATGTTAAATACAAAGACCCGAAACAGCCAGTGGGTGCTCGAGTTAAAGACTTGATGAAAAGAATGactttagaagaaaaaattgcTCAAATGGTACAAATTGACAGATTGATTGCTAGTCCTGACATTTTGAAGACCTACTCCATCG GTAGTGTACTGAGTGGCGGTGGGAGTGCGCCACTTCATGAGGCTAGTGCTGAGGATTGGGTTAATATGATAAATGGGTTTCAAAATGGATCTTTGTCTAGTCGTCTGGGGATTCCAATGATTTATGGCATTGATGCTGTTCATGGACATAACAATGTCTATAATGCTACAATATTTCCTCACAATATTGGGCTTGGAGCTACTAG GGATCCTAACCTGGTGAAGAGGATTGGCAGTGCAACTGCTCTTGAAGTTAGAGCTACAGGGATTCCTTATGTCTTTGCTCCATGCATAGCG GTTTGTCGAGATCCAAGGTGGGGTCGCTGTTATGAAAGCTATAGTGAGGATCACAATGTTGTGGAAGAGATGACCGAGATTGTACTGGGTTTACAAGGGGATATTCCTGCTAAATCTCGAAAAGGAGTTCCATATGTTGGGGGAAA GAAAAAGGTTGCAGCTTGTGCAAAGCATTTTGTAGGTGATGGTGGCACAACCAAGGGtatcaatgaaaacaacacaGTGATTGACATGCATGGATTGTTGAGCATGCACATGCCTGCCTATTCTGATTCAATTATCAAGGGTGTCTCAACAATCATGGTTTCCTACTCCAGTTGGAATGGAGAAAAGATGCATGGAAACCGTGAGCTAATTACTGGATTCCTCAAGGATACCCTCAAGTTCAAG GAACTGCAGGGATTTGTTATCTCAGATTGGCAGGGAATTGACAGGATTACCTCGCCTCCACATGCAAACTACTCATATTCTGTCCAAGCTGCAATTCAAGCTGGCATTGACATG gtcATGGTCCCTTTCAACTATACTGAGTTCAGTGATGATCTTATTTACCTGGTCAAGAACAAAGTCATCCCTATGGATCGCATCGATGATGCTGTGGGAAGAATTTTGCTTGTCAAGTTCAGCATGGGCCTCTTTGAGAACCCATTGGCTGATCTCAGCCTTGTCAATGAACTTGGAAGCCAG GAACATAGAGACTTGGCAAGGGAAGCTGTTAGGAAATCACTTGTGCTGCTAAAGAATGGGAAGAATGGAACTGATCCTTTACTACCTCTCCCTAAGAAAGCTTCAAAGGTTCTAGTTGCGGGCACTCATGCTGATAATCTGGGCTACCAATGTGGTGGATGGACAATTGAATGGCAAGGATTTAATGGCAACAACTATACAAGGG GAACCACTATCCTTGCTGCCATAAAATCTGCAATTGATCCAGATACAGAAGTTGTCTTCCAAGAGAATCCTGATAGCAGCTTTGTCAAGTCCAATAAGTTTGATTATGCCATTGTTGTTGTTGGTGAGCCCCCTTATGCTGAGACGGCCGGAGACAGCTTGGACCTCACAATGATGGATCCTGGTCCCACTGTCATCAGCAATGTCTGTGAGACTGTCAAGTGTGTGGTTATCATTGTCTCAGGCAGGCCTCTTGTGATTGAACCATATGTTTTTTCAATGGATGCCTTAGTGGCAGCATGGTTACCTGGCACTGAAGGCCAAGGTGTGACCGATGTCCTCTTTGGAGATTATGGATTTACTGGAAAACTACCACGAACTTGGTTTAAAAATGTAGAACAACTACCAATGAACATTGGGGATTCACACTATGATCCGCTCTTCCCGTTTGATTTTGGAATTAGGACCAAGTCAGCTCCGGGTGTTGTGGCCAG GTCAACATCAACTGGCGTTATTGAGAGGCCACATATGCTTTCTGTAGTGGTTTTTGTAATTTTCAGTTTGTATTTCACAGGTATATTTTTGAACTGA